The DNA sequence CAGATGGCCTTTTCTGGCCAGTCTTTGTGACAGCCACGCTTGCGGCCATGATTGCCAGTCAAGCAATGATATCTGCAACATTTTCTTGCATTAAGCAATCCATGGCCCTAGGATGCTTCCCAAGGATGAAGATAATTCACACGTCCAAGAAATTCATGGGTCAGATCTACATTCCCGTCATCAATTGGTTCCTGATGGTCATGTGCATTCTAGTGGTTGCCACCTTCAGAAGCACAACAGATATAGCCAATGCATACGGTTAAGTACTCTCTCAAGCTGGCTTGTTGCGTGCAGATCCTCTGTCTTGTCTGATTAACATGAGAATGATCAGGTAGCAACTCCTATAACACGCACTTAATGCCAGTGAATCTTACGGACATACAACAAAATTTTCTTGCAGGCATTGCAGAGGTTGGCGTCATGATGGTGAGCACGACCCTGGTGACACTTGTAATGCTTCTAATATGGCAGACCAACCTGTTTCTGGCTCTGTGTTTCCCACTTGTATTTGGGTCAATAGAGTTCATCTATTTATCTGCAGTCTTGACAAAGATCAGGGAGGGTGGCTGGCTCCCACTtgcttttgcttcttttttcctttgtataATGTACATTTGGAACTATGGGAGTGTGCTAAAGTACCAGAGCGAGGTCAGGGAAAAGATTTCCATGGATCTTCTTCTTGACCTGGGGTCAACACTTGGAACAATAAGGGTCCCAGGGATTGGATTAATATACAATGAACTGGTTCTAGGTATTCCCTCAGTATTTGGACAGTTCCTAGTCAGCCTTCCAGCCATTCATTCGACAATTGTTTTTGTCTGCATCAAGTACATTCCAGTCCCAGTCGTCCCTCAAGAAGAAAGGTTTCTTTTCAGAAGGGTTTGTGCAAAGGACTATCACATGTTCCGCTGCATTGCCCGTTATGGTTATAAAGATGTCAGGAAGGAAGATCACCATGCCTTTGAGCAACTTTTGGTTGAGAGCCTCCAGAATTTCTTGAGAAAGGAGGCTCAAGATATTGCGTTAGAGAACCACTTAACAGATGAGGTTGACAATGATTCAGTGAGGTCTAAGGAGACTCTGGTCCTGGGTAATGAGGTCGGGGAGCTTCAGGTTCCACTGATGCAGGATCAAAGAACAGAGGAAGGGGCCTGTAGCTCAGGGGAAGCCATCTCCATGTTGCCAGCAAGTGTCATGTCCTCAGATGAGGATCCAAGTTTGGAGTATGAACTTTCGGCCCTTAGAGAAGCCATGGATTCAGGATTTACATATCTGCTTGGGCATGGGGATGTGAGAGCAAGGAAAGATTCTTGGTTCCTTAAGAAGCTGGTTATAAACTATATTTATGCTTTCCTGAGGAAGAATTGCAGGGCAGGAGCAGCAAATATGAGAGTTCCTCACATGAATATCATGCAAGTTCGGGTAACTTATATGGTT is a window from the Macadamia integrifolia cultivar HAES 741 chromosome 5, SCU_Mint_v3, whole genome shotgun sequence genome containing:
- the LOC122078680 gene encoding putative potassium transporter 12 isoform X1; translated protein: MEQGGIEENIRLVRSESRWVDGSEVDSESPRTSLFEVEQLREGHGSLRRRLVKKPRRVDSFDVEAMSIVNSHGHHSKDLSIWTTLALAFQTLGVVYGDMGTSPLYVFADVFSKVPIKSDVDVLGALSLVMYTIALVPFAKYVFIVLKANDNGEGGTFALYSLICRYAKVNLLPNQQPADELISSFKLRLPTPELERALKIKDCLERRSSMKTLLLLLVLMGTSMIIGDGILTPAMSVMSAVSGLQGEVPGFDTNAVVILSIFFLIGLFSIQRFGTGKVGVMFAPALGLWFFSLGSIGLYNLLKYDITVLRAFNPVYIYYFFKRNSAKAWSALGGCVLCITGAEAMFADLGHFSVVSIQIAFTCVVFPCLLLGYMGQAAYLMKFPTSAERIFYDSVPDGLFWPVFVTATLAAMIASQAMISATFSCIKQSMALGCFPRMKIIHTSKKFMGQIYIPVINWFLMVMCILVVATFRSTTDIANAYGIAEVGVMMVSTTLVTLVMLLIWQTNLFLALCFPLVFGSIEFIYLSAVLTKIREGGWLPLAFASFFLCIMYIWNYGSVLKYQSEVREKISMDLLLDLGSTLGTIRVPGIGLIYNELVLGIPSVFGQFLVSLPAIHSTIVFVCIKYIPVPVVPQEERFLFRRVCAKDYHMFRCIARYGYKDVRKEDHHAFEQLLVESLQNFLRKEAQDIALENHLTDEVDNDSVRSKETLVLGNEVGELQVPLMQDQRTEEGACSSGEAISMLPASVMSSDEDPSLEYELSALREAMDSGFTYLLGHGDVRARKDSWFLKKLVINYIYAFLRKNCRAGAANMRVPHMNIMQVRVTYMV
- the LOC122078680 gene encoding putative potassium transporter 12 isoform X2; this translates as MEQGGIEENIRLVRSESRWVDGSEVDSESPRTSLFEVEQLREGHGSLRRRLVKKPRRVDSFDVEAMSIVNSHGHHSKDLSIWTTLALAFQTLGVVYGDMGTSPLYVFADVFSKVPIKSDVDVLGALSLVMYTIALVPFAKYVFIVLKANDNGEGGTFALYSLICRYAKVNLLPNQQPADELISSFKLRLPTPELERALKIKDCLERRSSMKTLLLLLVLMGTSMIIGDGILTPAMSVMSAVSGLQGEVPGFDTRAEAMFADLGHFSVVSIQIAFTCVVFPCLLLGYMGQAAYLMKFPTSAERIFYDSVPDGLFWPVFVTATLAAMIASQAMISATFSCIKQSMALGCFPRMKIIHTSKKFMGQIYIPVINWFLMVMCILVVATFRSTTDIANAYGIAEVGVMMVSTTLVTLVMLLIWQTNLFLALCFPLVFGSIEFIYLSAVLTKIREGGWLPLAFASFFLCIMYIWNYGSVLKYQSEVREKISMDLLLDLGSTLGTIRVPGIGLIYNELVLGIPSVFGQFLVSLPAIHSTIVFVCIKYIPVPVVPQEERFLFRRVCAKDYHMFRCIARYGYKDVRKEDHHAFEQLLVESLQNFLRKEAQDIALENHLTDEVDNDSVRSKETLVLGNEVGELQVPLMQDQRTEEGACSSGEAISMLPASVMSSDEDPSLEYELSALREAMDSGFTYLLGHGDVRARKDSWFLKKLVINYIYAFLRKNCRAGAANMRVPHMNIMQVRVTYMV